From one Candidatus Woesearchaeota archaeon genomic stretch:
- a CDS encoding PspA/IM30 family protein, translated as MKGDYSKGGVIMGKLLKRLGRITSAKIEKLISAMETPEEIIPQLLEELKKEGVETAKNALATALSTQKRREIDVAGLKDNISILQNGAESYVAKGDEASARNAIKQKNQLSKDLKIKEGQLEQSKQSAEAARSILTELQASIALLEEKYNELKTRHTDAEATEAVSRKVGDSSLKGSGSVSELDSLLKRFEEEVTTAEAMNTLNTEKGPEKQPDMVEKLRKESESQMVEDELAKIKARSQKPAVQ; from the coding sequence TTGAAAGGAGACTATAGTAAAGGAGGTGTTATCATGGGCAAACTTCTCAAAAGACTTGGCAGAATTACTTCTGCTAAGATCGAAAAACTGATTTCTGCAATGGAAACGCCGGAAGAAATCATTCCCCAACTCCTTGAAGAACTCAAGAAAGAAGGCGTAGAAACGGCTAAAAATGCACTAGCTACTGCGCTCTCAACTCAGAAGAGAAGGGAAATAGATGTGGCAGGTCTTAAAGATAACATATCTATTCTTCAAAACGGTGCGGAAAGTTATGTTGCTAAAGGTGATGAAGCTTCTGCGCGAAATGCCATTAAACAAAAAAATCAGCTTTCCAAAGATCTCAAGATTAAAGAAGGCCAACTCGAACAATCAAAGCAATCAGCTGAAGCAGCCAGAAGTATTTTGACTGAACTTCAAGCTTCTATCGCACTTCTCGAAGAGAAGTATAATGAACTCAAAACCCGCCATACTGATGCTGAAGCCACCGAAGCAGTTTCAAGAAAAGTGGGTGACAGTTCATTAAAGGGAAGCGGAAGTGTTTCAGAGTTGGACTCACTGCTCAAAAGATTTGAGGAAGAAGTTACTACTGCTGAAGCCATGAATACCCTTAATACAGAAAAAGGTCCTGAAAAGCAACCTGACATGGTTGAAAAACTCAGGAAAGAATCTGAAAGTCAAATGGTAGAAGACGAGCTTGCTAAAATCAAGGCAAGAAGTCAAAAACCGGCAGTGCAGTAA
- a CDS encoding AbrB/MazE/SpoVT family DNA-binding domain-containing protein, with translation MEYAIAKVSTKGQIVIPNSLRDNINCGDEFLIIKDEGRLILKSMKSLALNLKEDLIFAEKVEKAWEDYDKGKFETKTKDLFLKELHAC, from the coding sequence ATGGAATATGCTATTGCTAAGGTAAGTACAAAAGGACAAATAGTTATACCTAATTCCTTAAGAGATAATATTAATTGTGGAGATGAATTTTTAATTATAAAAGATGAAGGAAGATTAATCCTTAAAAGTATGAAAAGTTTGGCTTTAAATCTTAAAGAAGATTTAATTTTTGCAGAGAAAGTTGAAAAAGCTTGGGAAGATTATGATAAGGGCAAGTTTGAAACTAAAACTAAAGATTTATTTCTTAAGGAGCTTCATGCATGTTAA
- the infB gene encoding translation initiation factor IF-2, whose translation MLRQPLITVLGHVDHGKTSLLDSIRQTTVVEKESGRITQAIGASIIPAETIKRLCADLIKKVKLDLKIPGLLFIDTPGHAAFSTLRRRGGNLADIAILVVDINEGLKPQTIEAIEILKEYKTPFVVALNKIDLINGWRSNPNLSLLEDISKQGEPIRNVLEQKMYEFVGELFKFGLNSDRFDRVSDFTKQIPIVPMSVKFKAGLQELLVTITGLAQKYLENNLKVNVKGPARGTILEVKETKGLGITIDVIIYDGKIKKGDTIIIGSLDKPIVTKVKALLIPAPLTEMMTKAKFNPINEAIAATGVKISAPELENVIAGMPLRVVDNLEKDKEEIQEEIEEVLIDTEQEGITVKADTIGALEALDKLLKEHDIPIKKASIGEITKKDIIETKTQEGLNKCIVGFKVKLNKESEEIQDKPKIILQDVIYKIIDEYGLWRKETEASEKTKDLEELKRPSKIQILPGCVFRQSNPAVVGIEVINGVLQTGVKLAKETKNGLVEITELKTIQDNKKVIQEAVKGQQVAVALSHVTVGRQIKEGDLLYANISEEEFRRLKELKGSISPSEIIVLKEISSIQRKKNPVWGV comes from the coding sequence ATGCTAAGACAACCATTAATTACGGTTTTAGGTCATGTAGACCATGGAAAGACTAGTTTATTAGATAGTATTAGGCAAACTACTGTTGTTGAAAAAGAATCTGGAAGAATTACTCAAGCAATTGGTGCGTCTATTATTCCTGCTGAAACAATAAAAAGATTGTGTGCTGATTTAATTAAAAAAGTTAAATTAGACTTAAAAATTCCAGGTTTATTATTTATTGATACTCCTGGACATGCTGCTTTCTCAACATTAAGAAGAAGAGGTGGAAATTTAGCCGATATTGCAATTTTAGTTGTTGATATTAATGAAGGATTGAAACCTCAAACTATTGAAGCTATTGAAATTTTAAAAGAGTATAAAACTCCTTTTGTTGTTGCATTAAATAAAATTGATTTAATTAATGGTTGGAGATCTAATCCTAATTTAAGTTTATTAGAAGATATTTCGAAGCAAGGCGAACCAATAAGAAATGTTTTAGAACAAAAGATGTATGAATTTGTTGGAGAATTATTTAAATTTGGTTTAAATTCTGATAGATTTGATAGAGTTTCTGATTTTACAAAGCAAATTCCTATAGTTCCGATGTCTGTTAAATTTAAAGCAGGTTTGCAAGAATTATTAGTTACAATTACCGGATTAGCACAAAAATATCTTGAAAATAATTTGAAAGTAAATGTGAAAGGTCCTGCAAGAGGAACTATTTTAGAAGTAAAAGAAACAAAAGGTTTAGGAATTACAATTGATGTCATAATTTATGATGGTAAAATAAAAAAAGGAGATACAATTATTATCGGTAGTTTAGATAAACCTATAGTTACTAAAGTAAAAGCTTTGCTTATTCCTGCACCATTAACTGAAATGATGACTAAAGCTAAGTTTAATCCTATTAATGAGGCTATTGCTGCAACAGGTGTAAAAATTTCTGCACCCGAGTTAGAAAATGTAATCGCGGGTATGCCTTTGAGAGTTGTGGATAATTTAGAAAAAGATAAAGAAGAGATTCAAGAAGAAATTGAAGAGGTTTTAATTGATACTGAACAAGAAGGTATAACTGTAAAAGCTGATACTATTGGTGCTTTAGAAGCATTAGATAAATTACTAAAAGAACATGATATTCCAATTAAAAAAGCATCTATTGGTGAAATAACTAAAAAAGATATTATTGAAACAAAAACTCAAGAAGGTTTGAATAAATGTATTGTTGGATTCAAAGTGAAATTAAATAAAGAATCTGAAGAGATCCAAGATAAGCCTAAAATAATTTTACAAGATGTCATCTATAAAATAATTGATGAATATGGGTTATGGAGAAAGGAAACTGAAGCAAGTGAAAAAACAAAAGATTTAGAAGAATTAAAGAGACCGTCAAAAATACAAATTTTACCTGGTTGTGTGTTCAGACAAAGTAATCCTGCAGTTGTTGGTATAGAAGTTATAAATGGAGTGTTACAAACTGGAGTAAAGTTAGCAAAAGAAACTAAGAATGGTTTAGTTGAAATAACTGAGTTAAAAACGATCCAAGACAATAAAAAAGTTATACAAGAAGCTGTAAAAGGACAACAAGTTGCAGTTGCTTTATCCCATGTTACTGTGGGAAGACAAATAAAAGAGGGTGATTTATTATATGCTAATATTTCTGAAGAAGAATTTAGAAGATTAAAAGAGCTCAAAGGCAGCATTTCTCCTAGTGAGATTATAGTTTTAAAAGAGATTTCAAGTATACAAAGAAAAAAGAACCCTGTTTGGGGAGTTTAG
- a CDS encoding DNA primase: MGKISPVSAKYIIHTNIQIEGVVERPDVIGAIFGQTEGLLGAELELRELQRSGRIGRIEVNVDTKGGKAEGMIIIPSSLDKAETAIVGAALETIQRIGPCNAKVRVEKIEDVRISKRGYVIERAKELLKNLTENVLPDSQEITEEVAASVRMMEIIEYGRDRLPAGPAVEESEEIILVEGRADVLNLLKHGIKNVIGMNGTNIPPSIKEIGEKKVMTLFVDGDRGGDLIIKEISEITDVDYIARAPDGKEVEEITKKEIHKALRGRVAIEQEKLDSTKPERAERTENRERSEERRSYQNNQNGYQRRTDRFPAERTNERQERPNFFDRKKPVQKKQIMTAEESVKFKLMLEDLVGTRGAYIIDQNLNILGKVPVTELASTIKSLNTGVYAVLMDGKISAELVKYAEKSNITHIIGMETEVKAGTSKVNILIQSEIQ; encoded by the coding sequence ATGGGAAAAATAAGCCCAGTAAGTGCAAAATATATAATTCACACTAATATTCAAATTGAAGGTGTAGTAGAGAGACCAGATGTTATTGGTGCTATCTTTGGCCAGACAGAAGGATTGTTAGGTGCAGAATTAGAGTTAAGAGAGTTACAAAGAAGCGGTAGAATAGGAAGAATAGAAGTTAATGTTGATACTAAAGGTGGAAAAGCTGAAGGTATGATAATTATACCTAGTTCTTTAGATAAGGCAGAAACAGCAATTGTTGGTGCTGCCTTAGAAACAATACAAAGAATAGGTCCCTGTAATGCTAAAGTAAGAGTAGAAAAGATTGAAGATGTTAGAATTTCTAAAAGAGGATATGTTATTGAAAGAGCTAAAGAATTGTTAAAGAATTTAACAGAAAATGTTCTTCCAGACAGCCAAGAAATTACAGAAGAAGTTGCTGCTTCAGTTAGAATGATGGAAATCATAGAGTATGGTAGAGACAGACTTCCAGCAGGACCAGCGGTAGAAGAATCTGAAGAGATTATTTTAGTAGAAGGAAGAGCAGATGTTCTTAATCTATTAAAACACGGAATAAAGAATGTTATTGGTATGAATGGAACAAATATACCTCCTTCAATTAAAGAAATTGGAGAGAAAAAAGTAATGACTTTATTTGTTGATGGAGATAGAGGCGGAGATTTAATTATAAAAGAAATATCTGAAATTACAGATGTTGATTATATAGCTAGGGCTCCTGATGGAAAAGAAGTTGAAGAAATAACTAAAAAAGAAATCCATAAAGCTTTGAGAGGCAGAGTAGCTATTGAACAAGAAAAGTTAGATTCTACAAAACCTGAAAGAGCAGAAAGAACTGAAAATCGAGAAAGATCTGAAGAAAGAAGATCTTATCAAAATAATCAGAATGGATATCAAAGAAGAACAGATAGATTTCCAGCTGAAAGAACAAATGAAAGGCAAGAAAGACCTAATTTCTTTGACAGAAAAAAACCTGTTCAGAAAAAACAAATTATGACTGCTGAAGAAAGTGTAAAATTCAAATTAATGCTTGAAGATTTGGTTGGAACAAGAGGAGCATATATTATAGATCAAAATCTAAATATACTTGGAAAGGTTCCTGTAACTGAATTAGCAAGTACAATTAAAAGTTTGAACACTGGAGTTTATGCAGTTTTGATGGATGGAAAAATTTCTGCAGAGCTTGTAAAATATGCTGAAAAGTCAAACATAACTCATATAATTGGAATGGAGACTGAAGTAAAAGCAGGTACAAGTAAAGTAAATATTTTAATACAATCAGAAATACAGTAA
- a CDS encoding DUF1449 family protein, with protein MMISVMLFLIQLMFLPGGDHNLDHDVSHDVDHHFDHDASHTTVHEIGHEMYTEGSILDRAFSFLNLGKVPFMYGLVCFLLSWGCCGLCINWLFPFKNVSSLIVSIPISAIIAIFFTKTVGAILGKYLPKYESAAYDSLALISKIGTIVSPEITSTHQGRVLVVTPTNEYQSIFAKTSGKTLKKDDKVIIIDYVKKEELYIVDIVNEPALLKN; from the coding sequence ATGATGATAAGTGTAATGCTCTTTTTAATCCAACTGATGTTCCTGCCCGGTGGAGATCATAACTTGGATCATGATGTTAGTCATGATGTAGATCACCATTTTGATCATGATGCAAGCCATACCACCGTTCATGAAATAGGGCATGAAATGTACACTGAAGGAAGTATATTAGATCGTGCATTTAGCTTTCTCAACTTAGGGAAAGTTCCATTTATGTATGGTCTTGTCTGCTTTTTGTTATCTTGGGGTTGCTGTGGATTATGCATCAACTGGTTATTTCCTTTTAAGAATGTCTCTTCTCTAATAGTTTCAATACCTATTTCAGCAATAATAGCGATATTCTTTACAAAAACAGTTGGTGCAATTCTTGGAAAATATCTTCCAAAATATGAATCTGCCGCATATGACTCACTCGCACTTATTTCAAAAATAGGTACTATTGTGAGTCCTGAAATAACTTCCACTCATCAGGGCAGAGTTTTAGTTGTTACACCAACTAACGAATATCAGTCTATATTTGCAAAAACTTCTGGTAAAACCTTGAAAAAAGATGACAAGGTTATAATTATTGATTATGTTAAAAAAGAAGAATTGTATATTGTTGACATCGTAAACGAACCCGCATTATTAAAAAATTAG
- a CDS encoding type II toxin-antitoxin system RelE/ParE family toxin → MLNIVHEKEFLKNISKIKDPIFKERVIKQVEKIIENPEVGKPMKYNRKGTREVYISPYRLAYAYLPAENKLIFLKFIIKTNNNSFL, encoded by the coding sequence ATGTTAAATATTGTGCATGAAAAAGAATTTTTAAAGAATATAAGTAAAATAAAAGATCCTATCTTTAAAGAAAGAGTAATTAAACAAGTTGAAAAAATCATAGAAAATCCTGAAGTAGGTAAACCTATGAAATATAATCGAAAAGGAACAAGAGAAGTATATATTTCTCCTTATAGGCTAGCTTATGCTTATTTACCTGCTGAAAACAAACTAATCTTCTTGAAATTTATCATAAAGACGAACAATAATTCTTTTTTATAG